The following coding sequences are from one Sciurus carolinensis chromosome 11, mSciCar1.2, whole genome shotgun sequence window:
- the Tsku gene encoding tsukushi — protein sequence MPWLLPLPLLLLLAVSRAQTTRPCFPGCQCEVETFGLFDSFSLTRVDCSGLGPHIMPVPIPLDTAHLDLSSNRLEMVNESVLAGPGYTTLAGLDLSHNLLTSISPTAFSRLRYLESLDLSHNGLAALPAESFTSSPLSDVNLSHNQLREVSISAFTTHNQGRALHVDLSHNLIHRLLPHPPRASLPMPTIQSLNLAWNRLRAVPSLRDLPLRYLSLDGNPLAAIGPGAFAGLAGLTHLSLASLQGLPQLVPHSFHELPGLQVLDLSGNPKLTWAGAEVFSGLGSLQELDLSGTGLVPLPEVLLRHLPALQSVSVGQDTRCRRLVREGAYPRQPGSSPKVALHCGDTRESAARGPDIL from the coding sequence ATGCcgtggctgctgccgctgcctCTGCTGCTATTGCTAGCTGTGAGTAGAGCCCAGACGACGCGGCCATGCTTCCCTGGGTGCCAGTGTGAGGTGGAGACCTTTGGCTTGTTCGACAGCTTCAGCCTGACTCGAGTGGACTGCAGTGGTCTGGGCCCCCACATCATGCCCGTGCCCATCCCTCTGGACACAGCCCACCTGGACCTGTCCTCCAACCGGCTGGAGATGGTGAACGAGTCGGTATTGGCCGGGCCAGGCTACACTACGCTGGCTGGTCTGGACCTCAGCCACAACCTGCTCACCAGCATCTCACCCACTGCCTTCTCCCGCCTCCGCTACCTGGAATCGCTTGACCTCAGCCACAATGGCCTGGCAGCCCTGCCAGCTGAGAGCTTCACCAGCTCCCCGCTGAGTGACGTGAACCTTAGCCACAACCAGCTCCGGGAGGTCTCCATATCTGCCTTCACCACACACAACCAGGGCCGCGCGCTGCACGTGGACCTCTCCCACAACCTCATCCACCGCCTGCTCCCCCATCCGCCTCGTGCCAGCCTGCCCATGCCCACCATCCAGAGCCTGAACCTGGCCTGGAACCGGCTCCGTGCGGTGCCCAGTCTCCGAGACCTGCCCCTGCGCTACCTGAGCCTGGATGGGAACCCTCTAGCTGCCATTGGCCCGGGTGCCTTTGCAGGGCTGGCAGGCCTTACACACTTGTCACTAGCCAGCCTGCAGGGTCTCCCCCAGCTGGTGCCCCACAGCTTCCATGAGCTACCAGGCCTACAGGTCCTGGACCTGTCAGGCAACCCCAAGCTCACGTGGGCAGGAGCTGAGGTGTTCTCGGGCCTGGGCTCGTTGCAGGAACTGGACCTGTCGGGCACGGGCCTGGTGCCTCTGCCAGAAGTGCTGCTCCGCCACCTCCCAGCACTGCAGAGCGTAAGCGTGGGCCAGGACACGAGGTGCCGGCGTCTGGTGCGGGAGGGCGCCTACCCACGGCAGCCTGGCTCTAGCCCCAAGGTGGCACTGCACTGCGGAGACACCCGGGAATCTGCAGCCAGGGGCCCAGACATCTTGTGA